Proteins encoded together in one Salvelinus namaycush isolate Seneca chromosome 26, SaNama_1.0, whole genome shotgun sequence window:
- the LOC120021105 gene encoding bromodomain-containing protein 8-like, whose amino-acid sequence MGPTEPWSVREKLCLATSVMKSGDQNWVSVSRAIKPFAEPGRPPDWFSQKHCASQYSELLETTETPKRKRGEKGEVVETVEDVIVRRLTAERIDELKRLIKDTQEKHRKLKTEAELIQAGHLDSKLEDLWGEIVQKKKQEQDEADVKRKVTDTAYLARQAVKNTPKRVPSVTVRSPLGCGSPSLEFCQGDTPQSTPEDPSTSVTAPGVAGFMPLTEACGLGGAESGLGTLLDESPQKKLLGQKATPPPSPLLSELLKKGSLLPTSPRLVGDGDLPGNMTIAHDLQLTGSVLFGSLATGAPTLSRLLEAGPQFSTPLDSLASSTDSSSVLLTAASPPTMDSPASLHTGGNEVGASQPGPGDGTEEDLVTVSYMAEELDLETVGDIIAIIEDKGDENTEALDAAAVEAALSLCEETGHALSGHWEPGPFKSPESDPSGSSHLSSSHLSSLAGILEVKREVLQLRGGTSACDSQDNCPSGYPHPLGISGLPSSSCSSMMLEHSQAIGARLQPGAMGGADGEGSPVSPHATIRCESEERTEQGAAHADSEDGPMTRRHSKDVKEEEGVSDGEEGSASETKEGLDGDGGDEEGDGAEAYLSEAEGETELEPPASESEDGYSLHTASSSLQLHTTADSIPSSPASSQFSMCSEDQEARQAQKIWKKAIMLVWRAAANHRYANVFLQPVTDDIAPGYHSIVHRPMDLSTIKKNIETGLIRTTAEFQRDIMLMFQNAVMYNSCDHDVFHMALEMQRDVLEQIQQFLATQLIMQTSESGVSAKSLRGRESTRKQDPSDKDGGTRGRRCAIEADLKMKK is encoded by the exons ATGGGGCCAACGGAGCCATGGTCGGTGAGGGAGAAGCTGTGCTTGGCTACCTCTGTCATGAAGAGCGGGGACCAGAACTG GGTGTCTGTCAGTCGAGCCATCAAACCATTTGCAGAGCCAGGACGACCCCCTGATTGGTTCTCACAAAAG CACTGTGCTTCCCAGTACTCAGAGCTCCTGGAGACAACAGAGACCCCAAA ACGGAAACGTGGTGAGAAAGGTGAGGTGGTGGAGACGGTGGAGGATGTGATAGTCCGCAGGCTCACGGCAGAGAGGATTGATGAACTGAAGAGACTGATCAAAGACACACAGGAGAAGCACAG GAAGCTGAAGACTGAGGCAGAGCTGATCCAAGCCGGGCACCTGGACTCCAAGCTAGAGGATCTATGGGGAGAGATTGTGCA GAAGAAGAAACAGGAACAGGACGAGGCAGACGTGAAAAGGAAGGTCACTGACACAGCCTATCTAG CCAGACAGGCGGTGAAGAACACCCCTAAAAGAGTGCCCAGTGTGACCGTGCGCTCTCCCCTGGGGTGCGGCTCGCCAAGCCTCGAGTTCTGCCAAGGGGACACACCCCAGAGCACACCCGAGGACCCCAGCACCTCAGTGACT GCACCAGGAGTAGCAGGGTTCATGCCACTGACTGAGGCCTGTGGGCTGGGTGGTGCAGAGTCAGGCCTGGGCACTCTTCTGGATGAATCCCCACAAAAGAAGCTCTTGGGCCAGAAAGCCACGCCGCcaccatcccctctcctctctgagcTACTGAAGAAAGGCAGTCTCCTACCCACAAGCCCCAGACTG GTTGGAGATGGTGACCTGCCTGGTAATATGACAATAGCACATGACCTACAGCTCACAGGCTCTGTTCTATTTGGCAGTCTAgcaacag GTGCCCCTACACTTTCTCGTCTGCTGGAGGCTGGGCCTCAGTTCTCAACTCCGCTGGACTCCTTGGCCAGCAGCACAGACTCCTCCAGTGTCCTTCTCACTGCTGCTTCACCCCCCACTATGGACTCCCCCGCCTCACTACACACAg gagggAATGAGGTGGGGGCCTCCCAGCCTGGCCCAGGGGATGGGACAGAAGAAGACCTAGTGACGGTGTCCTACATGGCAGAAGAATTGGACCTGGAGACAGTGGGGGACATCATCGCCATCATCGAGGACAAG GGTGATGAGAATACTGAGGCTTTGGATGCGGCTGCAGTGGAGGCTGCTCTGTCCCTGTGTGAGGAGACAGGCCATGCCCTGTCTGGCCATTGGGAGCCAGGGCCCTTCAAGTCCCCTGAGTCTGACCCTTCTGGGTCCTCACACCTCTCCTCCTCacacctctcctccctcgctgGCATTCTGGAGGTGAAGAGGGAGGTCCTGCAGTTACGGGGTGGGACCTCTGCATGTGACAGCCAGGACAACTGTCCCTCAGGGTACCCACACCCCCTGGGCATCAGCGGCCTTCCTTCCTCCTCCTGCTCGTCTATGATGCTGGAGCACAGCCAGGCTATTGGGGCTCGTCTGCAGCCTGGGGCCATGGGCGGGGCCGATGGGGAGGGAAGCCCAGTCTCTCCTCACGCCACCATCAGGTGTGAGAGTGAAGAGAGGACGGAGCAAGGAGCTGCACATGCAG ACTCCGAGGATGGTCCCATGACAAGAAGACATTCCAag GACGtaaaggaggaagagggggtgaGTGACGGAGAGGAGGGGAGTGCCTCAGAGACTAAAGAGGGCCTGGATGGGGATGGGGGGGATGAGGAGGGGGACGGAGCAGAGGCCTACCTGTCGGAGGCAGAGGGGGAGACCGAGCTGGAACCCCCAGCCAGTGAGAGTGAGGACGGTTACAGTCTGcacacagcctcctcctctcTGCAGCTCCACACCACTGCAGACTCTATCCCCAGCAGCCCTGCCTCCTCCCAGTt TTCAATGTGCAGTGAGGACCAGGAGGCCAGACAGGCTCAGAAGATCTGGAAAAAAGCCATCATGCTGGTATGGCGTGCAGCTGCCAATCATAG GTATGCTAATGTATTCCTGCAGCCTGTGACTGATGACATTGCCCCAGGGTACCACAGTATTGTTCACAG GCCCATGGACCTGTCCACCATTAAGAAGAACATTGAGACCGGTCTGATCCGTACCACGGCAGAGTTCCAGCGGGACATCATGCTGATGTTCCAGAACGCGGTTATGTACAACAGCTGTGACCACGACGTGTTCCACATGGCTCTGGAGATGCAGAGGGACGTCCTTGAACAGATTCAGCAGTTCCTGGCCACACAGCTCATCATGCAGACCTCCGAGTCTGGCGTCAGCGCCAAGAGCCTGAGGGGCCGAGAGAGCACCCGCAAGCAGGACCCCTCGGACAAG